One genomic region from Gemmatimonadaceae bacterium encodes:
- the folP gene encoding dihydropteroate synthase translates to MRTARDRSATESARVWRAGSREVPLDRPIVVGILNVTPDSFSDGGNFFSADSALEHAAAMIADGADIIDVGGESTRPGAAPVEAADEAMRVMPVIRAIRDRWPSVPISIDTVKSDVAAAALDAGADIVNDVSAMRLDPAMPLLVGKSGCGVVLMHSRGDVKDMATYVHATYENVVEEVMAELNSQLLVAEEAGVDRTAVVMDPGFGFSKKSRHSMTLLMELGRFTALDAPVMAGVSRKRFVREAMKHREHTERAADEHPFTPEDRDTATAAVNVMALERGAMLFRVHNVRVNRTALDAAWTILTAGR, encoded by the coding sequence GTGAGGACCGCGCGCGATCGGTCCGCCACCGAGTCCGCTCGGGTCTGGCGGGCCGGGTCGCGCGAAGTACCGCTCGACCGGCCGATAGTGGTCGGTATTCTCAACGTTACCCCCGATAGCTTCAGCGACGGGGGTAATTTCTTTTCCGCCGACTCCGCACTCGAACATGCGGCAGCGATGATCGCCGACGGCGCCGACATCATCGATGTCGGTGGTGAGTCCACGCGGCCCGGTGCAGCTCCTGTGGAAGCCGCGGACGAGGCGATGCGCGTGATGCCGGTGATTCGCGCGATTCGTGACCGGTGGCCGTCCGTTCCGATATCCATCGACACGGTGAAGTCCGATGTGGCCGCTGCGGCGCTCGATGCGGGAGCCGACATCGTCAACGACGTGTCCGCGATGCGGCTCGATCCCGCGATGCCTTTGCTTGTCGGCAAGTCCGGATGTGGCGTGGTCCTGATGCACTCGCGCGGCGACGTGAAGGACATGGCAACCTATGTGCACGCGACATATGAGAATGTCGTCGAGGAGGTAATGGCAGAATTGAATTCGCAGCTCCTCGTCGCCGAGGAGGCTGGGGTCGATCGAACAGCGGTCGTGATGGATCCGGGGTTCGGCTTCTCGAAGAAAAGCAGACATTCGATGACGCTACTGATGGAGCTGGGCCGCTTCACCGCACTCGACGCGCCCGTGATGGCTGGCGTATCGAGAAAGCGATTCGTGAGGGAAGCGATGAAGCACAGAGAACACACAGAGAGAGCGGCCGATGAGCATCCGTTCACCCCCGAGGATCGCGACACGGCGACGGCGGCTGTGAACGTAATGGCGCTCGAGCGCGGCGCGATGCTCTTCCGCGTTCACAACGTGCGTGTCAATCG
- the ftsH gene encoding ATP-dependent zinc metalloprotease FtsH, whose product MPLPMQQKPKGPKNWGKLSKTLSFWVLITLLAGTLFTYTSGTKDAAPTISYTQYNEQLEANNIVSARIQGGSAIVGEFRNKVPIKGRPVSRFNVRLPVSNSAEEVTRLREKNVQIVAEDRSASFGSMLLVFLPYIIIFGIWILILRQMQAGGAKAFSFGKSKAKLLTADSPKVTFADVAGCDEAKVELEEIIEFLKDPQKFTKLGGRLPKGALLVGPPGTGKTLLARAVAGEASRPFFSMSGSDFVEMFVGVGASRVRDLFEQGKAHAPCIIFIDEIDAVGRHRGAGLGGGHDEREQTLNQLLVEMDGFESNEGVILIAATNRPDVLDPALLRPGRFDRQIVVDAPDLRGREGILKVHTRNKPIADDVNITTLARGTPGMSGADLANLVNEGALLAARRDHDKVYMQDLEDAKDKVMLGAERKSMVMKDEERKLTAYHEGGHAVCTIKTVGNDPLHKVTIVPRGRALGLAFTLPEDDRVSITRQQLEAHLVRMYGGRVAEELVFGRDRVTTGASSDIQQATSLARRYVGQWGLSDAIGPILVGDNEQELFLGREIQTRREVSERTAQLVDSEVSRVIKEAYNRAKETLTENMDLLHRVAAALLDRETLTGAEVNMLARGEQLPPRPAPPSPPALPAKETTVLQPKLAKPPLFGGPEVAPA is encoded by the coding sequence ATGCCACTACCGATGCAGCAGAAGCCCAAGGGCCCGAAAAACTGGGGAAAGCTCTCGAAGACCCTGTCGTTCTGGGTCCTCATCACGCTTCTCGCAGGAACCCTTTTCACGTACACGTCCGGCACCAAGGATGCGGCGCCGACGATCAGCTACACTCAATACAACGAGCAGCTCGAAGCCAACAATATCGTGTCCGCCAGGATTCAGGGCGGCAGCGCGATCGTCGGCGAGTTCAGGAACAAGGTGCCGATCAAGGGGCGCCCGGTGAGCCGATTCAACGTGCGGCTGCCCGTTTCGAACTCGGCCGAGGAAGTGACGCGGCTGCGCGAGAAGAACGTGCAGATCGTCGCCGAGGACCGCAGCGCGTCGTTCGGCAGCATGCTCCTCGTTTTCCTCCCCTACATCATCATCTTCGGAATCTGGATCCTGATCCTGCGCCAGATGCAGGCGGGCGGTGCCAAGGCGTTCTCGTTCGGAAAGTCGAAGGCGAAGCTGCTCACCGCCGATTCGCCCAAGGTTACCTTCGCGGACGTCGCGGGCTGTGATGAAGCCAAGGTCGAGCTCGAGGAGATCATCGAGTTCCTCAAGGATCCGCAGAAATTCACCAAGCTCGGCGGACGCCTGCCGAAGGGCGCGCTTCTCGTGGGACCTCCGGGCACGGGAAAGACTCTGCTCGCCCGTGCTGTCGCTGGTGAGGCGAGTCGGCCGTTCTTCTCGATGTCCGGCTCCGACTTCGTGGAGATGTTCGTCGGGGTCGGCGCGAGCCGCGTTCGCGACCTGTTCGAGCAGGGCAAGGCGCACGCACCGTGCATCATCTTCATTGACGAGATAGACGCGGTGGGCCGTCATCGCGGCGCCGGACTTGGCGGCGGACATGACGAGCGCGAGCAGACGCTGAACCAGCTTCTGGTAGAGATGGACGGGTTCGAATCGAACGAAGGAGTGATCCTCATTGCCGCGACGAATCGCCCCGATGTTCTTGATCCCGCGCTGCTGCGCCCGGGCCGCTTCGACAGGCAGATCGTCGTGGATGCGCCGGACCTCCGCGGGCGCGAGGGCATCCTCAAGGTCCATACGCGCAACAAGCCGATCGCCGATGACGTCAACATCACCACGCTGGCGCGCGGCACTCCGGGAATGTCGGGAGCCGATCTCGCCAACCTCGTAAACGAGGGCGCGCTGCTGGCCGCCCGTCGGGATCACGACAAGGTGTATATGCAGGACCTCGAGGACGCGAAGGACAAGGTCATGCTTGGCGCCGAGCGGAAGTCCATGGTGATGAAGGACGAGGAGCGAAAGCTCACCGCCTATCACGAGGGCGGACACGCGGTGTGCACGATCAAGACGGTAGGTAACGATCCGCTCCACAAGGTGACGATTGTGCCGCGCGGTCGCGCGCTCGGGCTGGCGTTCACGCTGCCCGAGGACGACCGCGTGTCCATCACCCGCCAGCAGCTCGAGGCGCACCTCGTTCGCATGTACGGCGGGCGTGTGGCCGAGGAGCTCGTGTTCGGGCGCGATCGCGTCACGACGGGTGCGTCGAGCGACATCCAGCAGGCGACGTCACTGGCGCGGCGTTACGTCGGTCAGTGGGGACTCTCGGATGCGATCGGTCCGATTCTCGTCGGCGACAACGAGCAGGAGCTATTCCTCGGCCGCGAGATTCAGACGCGCCGGGAGGTTTCGGAGCGCACCGCTCAGCTCGTGGACTCGGAAGTGTCGCGCGTGATCAAGGAAGCGTACAATCGCGCCAAGGAGACGCTGACCGAGAATATGGATCTGCTTCACCGCGTCGCGGCGGCGCTTCTCGATCGCGAGACGCTTACCGGTGCAGAGGTGAACATGCTTGCACGGGGCGAGCAGCTTCCGCCGCGACCCGCTCCGCCGTCGCCGCCCGCCCTGCCGGCGAAGGAGACGACGGTCCTTCAGCCGAAGCTGGCGAAGCCGCCGCTCTTCGGTGGCCCGGAAGTAGCTCCGGCGTGA
- the hpt gene encoding hypoxanthine phosphoribosyltransferase, with protein sequence MTASASADPRLSGRTLKRVAYDEKMIADRVAELGEEITAAYPDGELLVLGLLKGSFIFLSDLVRHIRRPLQVDFLVASSYGEATESSGIVRLLYDPETRLEGKHILLVEDIVDSGRTLNRLTALLGKRAPRSLEICALLHKHIAAELEYETKFVGFDAPHEFLVGYGLDHAEDFRHLPYIASLQ encoded by the coding sequence GTGACGGCATCAGCTTCAGCCGATCCAAGACTCTCCGGCCGCACCCTGAAGCGCGTGGCCTATGACGAAAAGATGATCGCCGACCGTGTGGCCGAGCTGGGCGAAGAGATCACCGCCGCATATCCTGACGGTGAGTTGCTCGTCCTTGGATTGTTGAAGGGAAGCTTCATCTTCCTCAGCGATCTGGTGAGGCACATCAGGCGGCCACTGCAGGTGGATTTCCTCGTGGCGTCGAGCTACGGCGAGGCGACGGAATCCAGCGGCATCGTGAGACTGCTGTATGACCCGGAGACGCGCCTGGAAGGGAAGCACATCCTTCTGGTGGAGGATATCGTGGATTCCGGCCGGACCCTCAATCGTCTCACGGCGCTGCTCGGGAAAAGGGCGCCACGCTCGCTCGAAATTTGCGCTCTGCTGCACAAGCACATCGCAGCCGAGCTGGAGTACGAGACGAAGTTCGTTGGATTTGATGCGCCCCATGAGTTTCTCGTGGGGTATGGACTGGATCACGCGGAGGACTTCCGCCATTTGCCGTACATAGCGAGCCTGCAGTAA